A single genomic interval of Fructobacillus americanaquae harbors:
- the dapA gene encoding 4-hydroxy-tetrahydrodipicolinate synthase: protein MMTANLITALITPFTSQNEIDYEALDRLTDKLLNEGTEGFVIGGTTGESPTLTTEERLSLYRHFAQYVDGRGPVIANVGTNNTTESVALAEIASQIEGVTGILAVTPYYNKPDQDGMIAHFTAIANASQVPLMLYNIPGRSSVSMTNDSVLFLAHHPNINAVKQVTSIDDLAVLVNQAPEDFAVYTGEDSQTLAAKAVGCAGTISVASHLYGREMQALFTALEAGDVALAGQYQRFLTPKMNVLFSHPSPSPVKAILAKQGLVENQLRLPLLPLTEQQTAEVEAVLGRQGVIA from the coding sequence ATGATGACAGCAAATTTAATTACCGCATTAATTACCCCATTTACCAGTCAGAATGAAATTGACTATGAGGCCTTGGACCGTTTAACGGACAAGTTATTGAATGAAGGAACGGAGGGCTTTGTTATCGGTGGTACGACCGGTGAGTCACCTACGTTAACGACGGAAGAACGGCTTTCCCTATACCGTCACTTTGCCCAGTACGTGGACGGTCGAGGACCTGTGATTGCCAATGTTGGCACAAATAATACGACAGAGTCTGTGGCTTTAGCCGAAATCGCAAGCCAAATTGAGGGTGTGACTGGTATTTTAGCGGTTACGCCTTACTACAATAAGCCTGATCAGGATGGCATGATTGCCCACTTCACGGCAATTGCCAATGCCAGCCAAGTACCATTGATGTTGTATAACATCCCTGGTCGGTCAAGCGTTTCGATGACAAATGATTCTGTCTTGTTCTTAGCCCATCACCCAAATATTAATGCGGTGAAGCAAGTGACTTCGATCGACGATTTGGCCGTTTTGGTCAATCAAGCGCCAGAGGACTTTGCCGTTTACACGGGCGAAGATAGCCAAACATTGGCAGCGAAGGCTGTTGGTTGTGCCGGGACAATTTCAGTCGCCTCCCACCTTTATGGCCGGGAAATGCAGGCACTCTTTACGGCTCTTGAGGCTGGTGATGTGGCCTTGGCAGGTCAGTACCAACGTTTTTTGACGCCGAAGATGAACGTTTTGTTCTCTCATCCATCGCCAAGTCCTGTGAAGGCCATCTTAGCTAAGCAGGGCTTGGTTGAAAATCAGTTACGTTTACCATTGCTGCCTTTGACTGAGCAGCAAACAGCAGAAGTAGAAGCCGTATTAGGCCGACAAGGAGTTATCGCATGA
- a CDS encoding N-acetyldiaminopimelate deacetylase → MSDSTINLVQVRRDLHAIPELALHEVQTQQYLKKTIATFASDFLTIKEVPEVETALLVRLAGMHPQKTIGYRADIDALPIKEETGLPFASKHPGVMHACGHDIHMTVALGILAYFAKNQPKDNLIFIFQPAEESEAGGKRLYEAGALTGDFKPDELYALHDQPALPAGQIATKMGTLFAGTTEIHLQVVGQGGHAAYPQQAKDALLAACSFVNQVQTVVSRNVNPIHGGVVTIGSFHAGTIGNVIAGEAKLAGTIRAFTQTDLELMQKRVRAIAEGIAVACDVQMNLELIQGGYYPVENNPKTTAALMAFMEENPEVDFVEAQPAMTGEDFGFLLQQFPGTMFWLGVGDPEHSLHDARLNPDERAINAGVQAMVAYFNQQMGQ, encoded by the coding sequence ATGTCCGATTCAACCATTAATTTAGTGCAGGTTCGGCGTGACTTACACGCCATTCCAGAGTTGGCCTTGCACGAGGTGCAAACGCAACAATATTTGAAAAAAACAATTGCCACCTTTGCCAGTGACTTCTTAACAATCAAAGAGGTGCCGGAAGTTGAAACGGCCTTGCTAGTTCGCTTAGCAGGGATGCATCCGCAAAAAACAATCGGTTACCGGGCTGATATTGATGCCTTACCCATTAAGGAAGAAACGGGCTTACCCTTTGCTTCAAAGCATCCAGGTGTGATGCATGCCTGTGGCCACGATATTCATATGACGGTTGCACTGGGAATTTTGGCTTACTTTGCGAAAAATCAGCCGAAAGATAATCTCATTTTTATCTTTCAGCCGGCTGAGGAATCCGAGGCTGGGGGTAAACGTTTGTATGAAGCCGGTGCGCTCACGGGTGATTTTAAACCGGATGAGCTCTACGCTTTGCATGACCAGCCAGCTTTGCCTGCCGGTCAGATTGCGACCAAAATGGGAACGCTCTTTGCTGGAACAACGGAGATTCATCTACAAGTTGTTGGCCAGGGTGGCCACGCGGCTTATCCACAGCAAGCAAAGGATGCTTTGCTTGCCGCTTGCTCCTTTGTCAATCAGGTGCAAACCGTGGTTTCCCGTAATGTTAATCCAATCCATGGTGGGGTCGTGACGATTGGTTCCTTTCACGCCGGTACCATTGGCAACGTTATTGCTGGTGAAGCTAAGTTGGCCGGCACAATTCGGGCCTTTACCCAAACAGACTTGGAGCTGATGCAAAAACGGGTCCGCGCGATTGCGGAGGGAATTGCCGTGGCCTGTGATGTTCAAATGAACTTGGAACTCATTCAGGGTGGTTACTATCCGGTTGAAAATAATCCAAAGACCACGGCAGCCTTGATGGCTTTCATGGAAGAAAATCCGGAAGTTGACTTTGTTGAAGCACAACCAGCAATGACTGGCGAAGACTTTGGCTTCTTACTCCAGCAGTTTCCAGGCACGATGTTTTGGCTTGGGGTTGGAGATCCCGAACACAGCCTCCATGATGCCCGGTTAAATCCCGATGAACGAGCCATAAATGCTGGTGTTCAAGCGATGGTTGCTTATTTTAACCAGCAAATGGGCCAGTAG
- the dapD gene encoding 2,3,4,5-tetrahydropyridine-2,6-dicarboxylate N-acetyltransferase — translation MTEMDTAAIINYLATSQKKTPAKVTLAGDLTQITWPNDVQAFIGEKTGSVFGDMQVIQTILDDNQAAITDYHVELIARNSGVPLLNTQHLNARIEPGALIRDRVQIDDQVVVMMGAIINIGAKIGAGSMIDMGAVLGGRAEVGRNCHIGAGAVLAGVIEPASAEPVRVGDGALIGANAVVIEGVQVGAGAVVAAGAIVTEDVPEKTVVAGVPARVIKQIDAQTEQKTALVAALRDL, via the coding sequence ATGACTGAAATGGACACAGCAGCGATTATTAACTATCTGGCAACTTCTCAAAAGAAGACACCGGCCAAGGTGACCTTAGCGGGTGATTTGACTCAAATTACATGGCCAAATGATGTACAAGCCTTTATTGGAGAGAAGACTGGCAGTGTCTTTGGTGATATGCAAGTTATCCAAACAATTTTGGACGACAACCAAGCAGCCATTACTGACTACCATGTTGAATTAATTGCCCGTAACTCCGGGGTGCCGCTGTTGAACACTCAACACTTGAATGCCCGGATTGAACCAGGAGCTTTGATTCGTGACCGAGTTCAAATTGATGACCAGGTTGTCGTCATGATGGGGGCAATAATTAATATTGGTGCCAAAATTGGTGCCGGCTCAATGATTGATATGGGCGCTGTCTTAGGTGGCCGAGCTGAAGTTGGCCGGAACTGCCACATTGGTGCCGGTGCCGTCTTAGCGGGTGTGATTGAACCTGCTTCAGCAGAACCTGTTCGTGTTGGTGATGGGGCTTTGATTGGTGCCAACGCAGTGGTCATTGAAGGGGTTCAAGTTGGTGCCGGAGCGGTTGTGGCCGCCGGTGCGATCGTGACAGAAGACGTGCCTGAAAAAACCGTTGTTGCCGGTGTACCGGCTAGGGTCATTAAGCAAATTGATGCTCAAACTGAGCAAAAGACGGCCTTGGTTGCTGCCTTACGCGATTTGTAA
- the lysA gene encoding diaminopimelate decarboxylase has product MSNHLQVNDQDQLIIGGVLATDLAKEYQTPLYVYDVLTMRKQMRAFKKAFDQAGQKGAVAYASKAFACQAMYQVVAEEGLHLDLVSAGEIFTAVAAGFPMDNVSYNGNNKSLSDLTFAVESGVGTIIIDNFLELDLLHQVMADRKGQQNVILRVVPGVSAHTHDYIQTGQVDSKFGFDLESGQAKRAYELAENDQSLHLLGLSAHIGSQIFEEDGFELAGQKLVDLCASWDYQPEVLDLGGGFGIAYTDADQPRLPEELVLALLNSVQEQTAQKGMRQPDICIEPGRSIAGPAGYSLYTVGSRKDIPGVRTYLAVDGGMGDNIRPALYQADYQAVLANNVHGKPAEHVRLVGKYCESGDVLIQDQELPVTEPGDLVAVLNTGAYGYSMASRYNRNPVPAVVFVENGLSQLVVRGESLADLTSHDRPYQLPGKW; this is encoded by the coding sequence ATGTCAAACCACTTGCAAGTAAATGACCAAGACCAGCTCATCATTGGTGGCGTGTTAGCCACTGATTTGGCCAAGGAATATCAAACGCCATTGTACGTTTATGACGTATTGACCATGCGTAAGCAGATGCGCGCCTTTAAGAAGGCCTTTGACCAAGCTGGTCAAAAAGGAGCCGTTGCCTACGCTTCAAAAGCATTTGCTTGTCAGGCAATGTATCAGGTGGTTGCTGAAGAAGGTCTGCACCTAGACCTGGTTTCCGCCGGTGAAATTTTTACAGCGGTGGCTGCGGGCTTTCCGATGGACAATGTTTCCTATAACGGGAATAACAAGTCACTTTCTGACTTAACCTTTGCTGTTGAATCCGGAGTCGGCACGATTATTATTGATAATTTTTTGGAACTTGATCTTTTACATCAGGTAATGGCGGACCGAAAGGGACAGCAAAACGTCATCTTGCGTGTGGTTCCAGGAGTCTCAGCCCACACTCACGATTACATTCAAACCGGTCAAGTTGATTCTAAGTTTGGCTTTGATTTGGAATCCGGTCAAGCTAAGCGGGCATATGAATTGGCTGAAAATGATCAAAGCTTGCACCTCCTTGGTTTATCGGCTCATATTGGTTCTCAGATTTTTGAAGAAGACGGTTTTGAATTGGCCGGCCAGAAATTAGTTGACCTGTGTGCTTCTTGGGATTACCAACCAGAAGTATTGGACCTTGGTGGTGGCTTTGGAATCGCCTATACGGATGCTGATCAGCCACGTTTACCAGAAGAGCTCGTTTTGGCATTGCTGAACAGCGTTCAGGAACAAACGGCTCAAAAGGGCATGCGTCAACCAGATATTTGTATTGAACCGGGTCGATCAATTGCCGGACCGGCCGGTTACAGTTTGTACACCGTCGGTTCACGAAAGGATATCCCGGGTGTTCGGACTTACTTGGCTGTTGATGGGGGGATGGGTGATAACATTCGTCCGGCTCTTTACCAAGCCGACTACCAGGCAGTCTTGGCCAACAATGTTCACGGAAAGCCGGCAGAACATGTTCGCTTAGTTGGTAAGTATTGTGAGTCAGGCGATGTCTTGATTCAGGACCAGGAGTTGCCCGTCACTGAGCCAGGCGACTTGGTAGCTGTTTTGAATACAGGTGCTTATGGTTATTCCATGGCTTCTCGTTACAACCGCAATCCTGTACCGGCCGTGGTTTTTGTTGAAAACGGCCTTTCACAACTGGTAGTTAGGGGCGAAAGTCTAGCTGATTTAACCAGCCATGACCGGCCTTACCAATTACCTGGTAAGTGGTAA
- the alr gene encoding alanine racemase yields the protein MVVANHRPSRLLISKAAVAKNLQVMRESSHANFIFMTVKANAYGFGLLEMSQAAVEGGADGLAVAVMDEAIALRKAGFCQPILVLGLTSPDFAQLMADYQIIATVADRETLKRAEANLRLGGPKLPVNLAVDTGMGRIGFRDREDLSAAIDDVQDADFLLYQGIMTHFATADAVGTTYFEGQLATWHELTDGLPMPPMVHLANSAAALYRVDQMPMDVIRAGTSVYGIEPSEGVLKPDNYLEPVLTLESEVVMIKQLPAGASVSYGATYQTTKDQWIATLPIGYGDGLPREAVGFEVLVNGQKAPIVGKLAMDQLMIALEEPVPVGTKVTFIGKNRDQENTLIAFSHYCEIDPWEITIGFQDRLARYLVD from the coding sequence ATGGTTGTCGCTAATCACCGTCCAAGTCGTTTATTGATTTCAAAGGCAGCGGTGGCCAAAAATTTGCAAGTCATGCGTGAAAGTAGTCACGCCAACTTTATTTTCATGACGGTGAAGGCCAATGCTTATGGCTTTGGTTTGTTAGAAATGAGTCAGGCTGCCGTTGAAGGCGGTGCCGATGGCCTTGCTGTGGCTGTGATGGATGAGGCAATTGCCTTACGTAAAGCCGGCTTTTGCCAACCAATCTTGGTTTTGGGCCTCACGTCTCCTGACTTTGCCCAACTAATGGCCGATTACCAAATTATTGCCACAGTTGCTGATCGTGAAACGTTGAAACGGGCCGAAGCAAATTTGCGTCTTGGCGGTCCTAAACTTCCGGTTAACTTGGCGGTTGATACGGGCATGGGACGGATTGGTTTTCGTGACCGGGAAGACTTGAGCGCAGCAATCGACGATGTACAAGATGCTGATTTCTTACTTTACCAGGGCATTATGACCCACTTTGCCACGGCTGATGCTGTTGGCACAACATATTTTGAAGGTCAGTTGGCAACTTGGCACGAGCTCACTGATGGTCTGCCAATGCCACCGATGGTCCACTTGGCTAATTCGGCTGCAGCCTTATACCGGGTTGACCAGATGCCAATGGATGTCATTCGAGCAGGGACTTCGGTCTATGGTATCGAGCCCTCCGAAGGGGTGCTAAAGCCTGACAACTACCTAGAACCGGTCTTGACGCTTGAATCCGAGGTTGTGATGATTAAACAACTGCCGGCCGGTGCTTCCGTTTCCTATGGTGCTACTTATCAAACCACCAAGGATCAATGGATTGCAACTTTGCCAATCGGCTATGGTGATGGTCTACCCAGAGAAGCTGTTGGCTTTGAGGTTTTGGTTAATGGCCAAAAGGCGCCAATTGTTGGTAAGTTAGCCATGGACCAACTAATGATTGCTCTTGAAGAACCTGTCCCGGTTGGAACTAAGGTGACTTTTATTGGTAAAAATCGGGACCAGGAAAACACGCTGATTGCTTTTTCCCACTATTGTGAAATTGATCCATGGGAAATCACGATTGGCTTCCAAGACCGCTTAGCACGGTACCTGGTTGATTAA